One region of Octopus sinensis linkage group LG30, ASM634580v1, whole genome shotgun sequence genomic DNA includes:
- the LOC115226691 gene encoding NIPA-like protein 2, which yields FAILKQKERILNGDEITQSITEVSFIVYICIEVAALAVVCVLLYRFHIVHVVIYLLITSITASFTVISAKAVSSMLHLSLNGFSQFHNAIFYIMLLLMIITIILQIKYLNLAMKHFNATVVVPTNFVFFTISAILAGTIFYKEFFGMNTLDICMFLFGCLLSFIGVYFVTGNRLTPNSDDAQPLSDAEEKPVNTDVPPWLSSNMQESPVQPKGGSNHHLSDADRNSGHEMSTSSTSDSFNSQDTLFEKHTKTAAPHYGTNY from the exons TTTGCCATTCTAAAACAGAAGGAACGTATTCTCAATGGAGACGAGATAACCCAGTCCATTACAGAAGTGTCTTTTATTGTGTATATA TGTATAGAAGTGGCAGCCCTTGCTGTTGTTTGTGTCCTGCTGTACAGATTCCATATTGTCCATGTAGTTATTTACCTGTTAATTACGTCCATCACAG CCTCCTTCACAGTGATCTCTGCCAAAGCGGTCTCCAGTATGTTGCATCTGTCTTTGAACGGTTTCTCGCAGTTCCACAATGCCATCTTCTACATCATGCTGCTTcttatgatcatcaccatcatcctacAGATCAA gTATTTAAACCTTGCAATGAAGCATTTCAATGCCACCGTTGTTGTGCCAACCAATTTTGTATTCTTCACAATAAGCGCCATATTAGCTG GTACAATATTCTATAAAGAATTTTTTGGTATGAACACTTTGGATATCTGTATGTTCCTGTTTGG ATGTCTTCTCTCGTTCATTGGGGTCTACTTCGTTACTGGAAACAGATTAACACCAAACTCTGATGATGCACAACCTTTGTCCGACGCAGAAGAGAAACCTGTCAATACCGATGTGCCAC CCTGGTTGAGCAGTAATATGCAAGAGTCTCCAGTCCAGCCCAAGGGTGGAAGCAATCACCATTTATCCGATGCGGACCGCAACTCCGGCCATGAGATGTCTACCTCGTCGACGTCCGACTCCTTCAATTCCCAGGACACCCTTTtcgagaaacacacaaaaacagccGCGCCGCACTATGGCACCAATTATTGA